The following coding sequences are from one Streptococcus sp. NPS 308 window:
- a CDS encoding glycosyltransferase, protein MSEKQKISVLMSVYVKENPTFLRDAIKSVQNQTLKPSELVLVEDGPLTPELYQVLDEVEAQSEIPVKRCPLEENQGLGLALRYGVLQCQYDIIARMDTDDIAVPDRFEKQVQLMEQENLDLLGGHIAEFIDNPDEIVSYRRVPTRHADIVAYQRMRSAFNHMTVMFKKDMVLKAGNYEDGLYMEDDLLWLNMIAAGAKIGNLDQILCQVRVGAGMFERRGGLRYLKLYRQARQRMLERGQISYMEYAKSIAIQAIVALCPGFVRQFIFVKLLRKSK, encoded by the coding sequence GTGTCTGAAAAGCAAAAAATTAGCGTCTTGATGTCGGTCTATGTAAAGGAAAATCCGACATTTTTGAGAGATGCCATCAAAAGTGTTCAAAACCAGACCTTAAAACCGAGTGAGCTTGTTCTCGTAGAGGATGGGCCTCTCACACCAGAACTCTATCAGGTGCTAGATGAAGTGGAAGCTCAGTCAGAAATTCCAGTTAAGCGTTGCCCCTTAGAAGAAAATCAAGGTTTAGGCTTGGCTCTTCGATACGGTGTTTTACAGTGTCAGTACGATATCATCGCTCGTATGGATACAGATGATATAGCAGTACCTGACCGCTTTGAAAAGCAAGTCCAACTAATGGAACAGGAAAATCTGGATCTCTTAGGTGGACATATTGCAGAATTTATTGACAATCCTGACGAGATTGTTTCTTACCGTCGTGTCCCAACTCGGCATGCAGACATTGTGGCTTACCAAAGAATGAGAAGTGCCTTCAACCATATGACAGTGATGTTCAAAAAGGACATGGTCCTCAAGGCGGGTAACTATGAAGATGGCCTTTACATGGAGGATGATCTCCTCTGGCTCAATATGATTGCCGCAGGAGCTAAGATTGGAAATCTGGATCAGATCTTGTGTCAGGTTCGTGTCGGAGCAGGGATGTTTGAACGTCGTGGTGGTTTGCGCTACCTCAAACTCTATCGCCAGGCTCGTCAGCGCATGCTTGAGAGAGGGCAAATTTCCTACATGGAATATGCAAAAAGCATTGCCATTCAAGCAATCGTTGCACTCTGCCCAGGCTTTGTACGTCAGTTTATCTTTGTCAAACTTCTAAGAAAAAGCAAATAA
- a CDS encoding CynX/NimT family MFS transporter → MKKQSLFFVLGIVLIGTVLRSPFTALPTILGDIAQGLGVEVSSLGILTSLPLLMFALLSTFTSRLAQKIGLEHLFTYCLLLLTIGSVIRIFNLPLLYLGTLIIGASIAIFNVLLPSMIQANQPQKISFLTTLYVTAMGISTAIASYLSVPITQASSWKGLILVLSFLCLVTLLVWFPNHRHNHYLEGQKENQVKENILKSKDVWAIIIFGGLQSLLFYTSMTWLPTMAVSAGISNSDAALLASIFSLISIPFSMTVPSLTTRLSDGHRRIMLAIISIAGMIGIAMLLYPANNFLYWLVVHLLIGTACSALFPYLMVCFSLKTSSPEKTAQLSGLAQTGGYILAAFGPTLFGYSFDMFQSWVPAVLALLIIDIIMTISLFMVDRADKIL, encoded by the coding sequence ATGAAAAAACAATCACTCTTTTTTGTTCTTGGAATTGTCTTAATCGGGACTGTTTTACGCTCTCCTTTTACTGCTCTTCCAACCATTTTAGGAGACATTGCTCAGGGACTAGGAGTTGAGGTCAGTTCTCTTGGGATTTTAACCAGTCTCCCTCTCTTGATGTTCGCCCTTCTCTCTACTTTTACGAGTCGCTTGGCGCAAAAGATTGGGCTAGAGCATCTCTTTACTTACTGTCTTCTTCTCTTAACTATTGGCTCTGTCATTCGGATTTTCAATCTTCCCCTTCTCTATCTAGGAACTCTAATCATCGGAGCGAGCATCGCTATTTTTAATGTTCTTCTCCCAAGTATGATTCAGGCAAATCAGCCTCAAAAGATTAGTTTCCTAACAACTCTCTATGTCACTGCTATGGGAATTTCGACAGCCATCGCTTCTTATCTTTCGGTCCCTATCACCCAAGCTAGTTCTTGGAAGGGACTCATCCTCGTTCTCAGCTTTCTCTGTCTGGTCACTCTGCTAGTCTGGTTTCCAAATCATCGCCACAACCACTATCTAGAAGGACAAAAAGAAAATCAAGTCAAAGAGAATATTCTAAAAAGTAAAGATGTCTGGGCTATCATTATCTTTGGCGGGCTTCAGTCCTTGCTCTTTTATACAAGTATGACCTGGTTGCCAACTATGGCTGTTAGCGCTGGTATTTCTAATAGTGATGCTGCTCTTCTGGCTTCTATCTTCTCGCTGATCAGCATTCCTTTTTCGATGACCGTTCCAAGTCTGACTACTCGTCTGTCAGATGGTCATCGTCGAATCATGCTGGCAATTATCTCTATCGCTGGGATGATAGGAATTGCTATGCTGTTGTATCCAGCCAATAATTTCCTCTACTGGTTAGTCGTCCATCTCTTGATTGGGACTGCCTGCAGTGCTCTCTTTCCCTACCTCATGGTTTGCTTCTCTCTTAAGACCAGCTCGCCTGAAAAGACTGCGCAACTCTCAGGTCTAGCGCAAACAGGGGGCTACATCTTAGCTGCTTTTGGTCCTACCTTGTTTGGTTATAGTTTTGACATGTTCCAATCTTGGGTCCCTGCTGTTTTGGCCCTCCTCATCATTGACATCATCATGACGATCTCCCTCTTTATGGTGGATCGGGCTGATAAGATTCTTTAA
- a CDS encoding PadR family transcriptional regulator → MYFPTSSALIEFLILAVLEQGDSYGYEISQTIKLIANIKESTLYPILKKLEASGFLTTYSREFQGRMRKYYSLTNRGVEQLVTLKEEWTLYTETVNGIIEGSIRHDKN, encoded by the coding sequence ATGTACTTCCCAACATCCTCTGCCTTGATCGAGTTTCTCATCTTGGCTGTACTGGAGCAGGGGGATTCTTATGGTTATGAGATTAGTCAAACCATTAAGCTCATCGCCAATATCAAAGAATCTACGCTCTATCCTATTCTCAAAAAATTGGAAGCCAGTGGCTTTCTGACCACCTACTCTAGAGAGTTTCAGGGGCGTATGCGCAAATACTACTCCTTGACCAATCGGGGCGTAGAGCAGCTCGTTACTCTAAAGGAAGAGTGGACGCTCTATACCGAAACCGTCAACGGCATCATAGAAGGGAGTATCCGCCATGACAAGAACTGA
- a CDS encoding DUF1700 domain-containing protein, whose protein sequence is MTRTDYLTQLETYLHKLPEADRIEAMDYFKELFDDAGSEGEEELIASLGTPKEAAHDVLSNLLDKKVNEAPAQKNDRQLLHIALLALLAAPIGIPVGIAIILTIIGLFIAAASVILAFFTVSVTGILLGGLFIIESFSVLVEAKSAFILIFGAGLLAIGASSLVLLGISYVARFFGLLVVRLVQWILKKGKRGDRHA, encoded by the coding sequence ATGACAAGAACTGACTATCTGACTCAGTTAGAAACCTATCTCCATAAACTACCTGAAGCTGACCGCATCGAAGCTATGGACTACTTTAAGGAACTATTTGACGATGCCGGTTCAGAGGGTGAAGAGGAGCTCATCGCCAGTCTGGGAACACCAAAAGAAGCGGCTCATGATGTTTTATCTAACCTCCTCGACAAAAAGGTCAATGAAGCTCCTGCTCAAAAGAATGACCGCCAACTGCTACACATTGCCCTACTTGCCTTACTAGCAGCCCCTATCGGAATTCCTGTCGGAATTGCAATTATCTTAACCATTATCGGGCTTTTTATCGCAGCCGCCTCCGTCATTCTAGCCTTCTTTACCGTCTCTGTGACGGGTATCCTGCTAGGTGGACTCTTTATCATAGAGAGCTTTAGTGTTCTGGTCGAAGCCAAATCTGCCTTTATTTTGATTTTCGGAGCCGGTTTGCTTGCTATCGGTGCTTCTTCTCTTGTTCTACTAGGCATCTCCTATGTAGCTCGTTTCTTTGGGCTCCTGGTCGTCCGCTTGGTGCAATGGATTCTTAAAAAAGGAAAGAGAGGTGACAGACATGCGTAA
- a CDS encoding DUF4097 family beta strand repeat-containing protein, which translates to MRKLTKGFLIFGVVSTILGFIMIIVGAQSNGIQSLLAMSKDPVYDSRIEEVTFGSEVEKLDLTLEEHSLTITESVDDKIHISYHPSVSGRHDLTTGMSDKTLTVTDKQASQHRFLGSGIEGLLRIASSYSHRFDEVVLSLPKGRKLQAITVSANRGQTNIRQANLENATIKTKGYLLRLTESSIKNSTLTTPHIINIFDTELTDSQVKTEGGHIYAENIQVHGKVELEAHSTLTLILSQKETDRINLEISSQHGGIYRQPKEEHRGQKENVLANPYKTEKADVKDLLIAKANQDIYLPKEEHSAPSRNH; encoded by the coding sequence ATGCGTAAATTGACAAAAGGATTTCTCATCTTTGGTGTGGTTTCTACAATCCTTGGTTTTATCATGATCATTGTAGGCGCCCAGTCCAATGGTATTCAAAGTTTGCTTGCCATGTCAAAAGACCCCGTCTATGACAGTCGTATCGAAGAAGTGACCTTTGGAAGCGAAGTGGAAAAACTTGATTTGACCCTTGAAGAACATAGCCTAACCATCACAGAGTCTGTAGATGACAAGATCCATATCAGCTATCATCCTTCCGTATCTGGTCGTCACGATCTGACTACTGGCATGAGTGACAAAACGCTGACCGTCACTGATAAACAAGCCTCCCAACATCGCTTTCTAGGTTCAGGGATCGAAGGCCTACTTCGTATTGCCAGCAGTTATTCTCATCGTTTTGACGAAGTCGTTCTCTCCCTACCCAAAGGAAGAAAGCTGCAAGCTATCACCGTCTCAGCTAATCGTGGACAAACTAATATTCGTCAAGCCAATCTTGAAAATGCGACAATTAAAACAAAAGGCTATCTCTTAAGACTAACAGAAAGTTCTATCAAGAACAGCACACTAACGACACCCCATATCATCAATATCTTTGATACCGAATTGACAGATAGTCAGGTCAAGACGGAGGGGGGACACATCTATGCTGAAAATATTCAGGTTCACGGTAAGGTTGAGCTAGAGGCCCATTCCACTCTAACACTCATTCTCTCCCAGAAAGAGACCGACCGTATCAATCTAGAAATTTCTTCTCAGCATGGTGGTATCTATCGTCAACCCAAAGAAGAACATCGTGGACAAAAAGAGAATGTACTTGCCAACCCTTATAAAACCGAAAAAGCCGATGTCAAGGACCTACTCATTGCAAAAGCCAACCAAGATATCTACCTACCAAAAGAGGAGCACTCTGCTCCATCTAGAAACCATTGA
- a CDS encoding DUF6574 domain-containing protein, whose translation MTQEWFESADLEKKSAQTKSEIQPDQPETSDTVETEPQASQETPISPKESETHEEEAPETIEETQTEEEGEGKAEEEHKQEKPAKEKSILSKALESPYIPDIDPRKTARFKEEIALFWTWLLDAIQEPTTSKNTDQKHRYSVFALLTLLSSINLFFSIYHIKHLYYGYMASIANSLPNQLPPLNLFAGLSILVASALFYFSIILGGFTVRRVLDQESDFTFQEAFDRYSRLFAIPLVLTALASFFALFGGLRFAGILTLLSMAIFALGNLFVISKPSKTSSLDPFYRFLLAVLLDGAILLPFFIAELALTVDYLRILTFF comes from the coding sequence ATGACACAAGAATGGTTTGAAAGCGCCGATCTTGAGAAGAAATCAGCTCAGACGAAATCGGAAATCCAGCCCGACCAACCAGAGACTTCGGATACTGTAGAGACCGAACCACAAGCAAGCCAAGAAACTCCTATCTCACCTAAAGAGTCGGAAACGCATGAGGAGGAAGCTCCCGAAACGATAGAAGAAACCCAAACCGAGGAAGAGGGAGAAGGGAAAGCTGAAGAGGAACACAAGCAAGAAAAACCTGCAAAAGAAAAAAGCATCCTCAGCAAGGCTTTAGAAAGTCCCTATATCCCAGACATTGACCCCCGCAAAACTGCTCGATTCAAAGAAGAAATCGCACTATTTTGGACTTGGCTGCTGGACGCTATCCAAGAACCAACTACCAGCAAGAATACGGACCAAAAGCATCGTTATAGTGTCTTTGCCCTACTCACCTTGCTGTCGTCAATCAACCTTTTCTTTAGTATCTATCATATCAAGCACCTCTACTATGGCTATATGGCCTCTATTGCCAATAGTTTACCTAACCAGCTCCCACCTTTAAATCTCTTTGCTGGACTCTCCATCTTGGTCGCTAGCGCTCTATTTTACTTTTCCATCATTCTGGGAGGCTTTACTGTCCGACGTGTGCTGGATCAGGAGAGTGACTTCACATTCCAAGAAGCCTTTGATCGGTATAGCAGACTCTTTGCTATCCCGCTTGTCCTCACAGCTCTAGCAAGTTTCTTTGCACTCTTTGGTGGCTTGCGATTCGCTGGCATCCTCACTCTTCTAAGTATGGCCATCTTTGCTCTTGGCAATCTCTTTGTGATTAGCAAGCCAAGTAAGACCAGTAGCCTGGACCCATTTTATCGATTCTTGCTAGCTGTCTTACTTGATGGCGCTATTCTCTTGCCCTTCTTCATTGCAGAGCTCGCGCTGACAGTGGACTACCTTCGCATCCTGACATTCTTTTAA
- a CDS encoding DUF4299 family protein produces MAKTFFIPNKDSILGQQEVLTAKSILALVEGLESHSYDAVYLRQPLNRLEYMECGIVGQSQFLFKINYADSRKGYQVVIPDFLTREDWEIVEALLQALSNKLGEAVEGLEDFDFEAYFRQIVQNYLADKAARLVYCQGLLAPIYLNKEYLESFLVEDGLARFEELVKKVQGSDAYLASVKFYPDAQGKVHGIYHLAQGVKTILPKEPFVPAPYTEQLAGKELVWEIDLVKISGDGSKAEDYEAIVRLDYEKFLESLPKAFYQQIDANQLEVQAILGQDFEGLATIK; encoded by the coding sequence ATGGCGAAAACATTTTTTATCCCAAATAAAGATAGTATTCTAGGACAACAGGAGGTCTTGACTGCCAAGTCCATCTTGGCCTTGGTGGAGGGCTTGGAGTCGCATAGTTATGATGCAGTCTATCTCCGTCAGCCCCTCAATCGTCTCGAATACATGGAGTGTGGGATTGTAGGCCAGTCGCAATTTCTTTTCAAAATCAACTATGCGGATAGTCGAAAAGGCTATCAAGTGGTGATTCCAGACTTCCTTACTAGAGAGGATTGGGAGATTGTAGAAGCTCTCCTCCAAGCCCTATCAAACAAGTTGGGGGAAGCGGTAGAAGGGCTAGAAGACTTTGACTTTGAAGCTTATTTCCGACAAATAGTTCAGAATTATCTAGCTGACAAAGCAGCTCGTCTAGTCTATTGCCAAGGGCTCTTGGCCCCTATCTATCTTAACAAGGAATACCTCGAGAGCTTTTTGGTTGAGGATGGATTGGCACGTTTTGAAGAGCTAGTCAAGAAGGTTCAAGGCTCTGATGCCTACCTTGCCAGTGTGAAATTTTACCCAGACGCCCAAGGCAAGGTGCACGGTATCTACCACCTAGCCCAGGGAGTCAAGACGATTTTGCCAAAGGAACCCTTTGTACCAGCACCCTATACCGAGCAGCTAGCAGGCAAGGAGCTTGTTTGGGAGATTGACCTAGTGAAGATTTCTGGTGATGGCTCAAAAGCAGAAGATTATGAAGCCATTGTCCGCTTGGATTATGAAAAATTCCTAGAGTCACTACCAAAAGCATTTTACCAGCAAATAGATGCTAATCAATTAGAAGTACAAGCCATCCTAGGACAAGACTTTGAAGGATTGGCAACTATCAAGTAG
- a CDS encoding TfoX/Sxy family protein, with translation MAYSESLAQQVRAILATELPPHVFEEEVEEKKMFGGLAFMVRGKMAVTVSSRSQELVMVRIGKEMEKQVLSKNGASVTLMKGRLYHGYIDLDGEAQKELSYWIGLALSYNQELTQQDKSKKSSE, from the coding sequence ATGGCTTATAGTGAATCCTTAGCCCAGCAAGTCCGTGCCATTTTAGCTACTGAACTTCCTCCTCATGTTTTTGAAGAAGAGGTGGAAGAGAAGAAGATGTTTGGTGGTTTGGCTTTTATGGTCCGTGGTAAGATGGCCGTTACTGTTAGTTCGAGAAGTCAAGAGCTCGTCATGGTACGCATTGGTAAGGAAATGGAAAAGCAGGTCCTGTCTAAAAATGGTGCTAGCGTGACTTTAATGAAGGGTAGGCTTTATCATGGCTATATTGATTTAGATGGTGAAGCACAAAAAGAACTGTCTTACTGGATTGGTCTAGCCTTGTCCTATAATCAGGAGCTGACGCAGCAGGATAAAAGTAAGAAGAGCTCAGAATGA
- a CDS encoding VOC family protein, which translates to MKLDVFLSFNGQAEEAFRFYADLFQTEIKGLVRASEMMGPADLPAEKRDKLAWIALDTENLTLNGEDVGIFNDLSIPSNHQPNQWLVLSPDSREEADELFAKLAEGGQILYPLEEQAFAEFYGRLIDRFGIGWDVMK; encoded by the coding sequence ATGAAATTAGACGTGTTTTTAAGTTTTAATGGTCAGGCCGAAGAAGCTTTTCGTTTTTATGCTGACCTTTTTCAGACAGAGATTAAGGGACTTGTCCGAGCCAGTGAGATGATGGGTCCAGCTGACCTTCCTGCAGAAAAACGGGATAAGCTTGCTTGGATTGCCTTAGATACGGAAAACTTAACCCTGAATGGTGAAGATGTAGGCATTTTTAACGACCTATCTATTCCTAGCAATCACCAGCCCAATCAATGGTTGGTTCTGAGCCCAGACAGTAGAGAAGAAGCTGATGAACTTTTTGCTAAGCTTGCTGAAGGTGGTCAAATTCTCTATCCTTTAGAGGAACAAGCTTTCGCAGAGTTTTATGGTCGCTTGATTGACCGCTTTGGTATCGGCTGGGATGTGATGAAATGA
- a CDS encoding helix-turn-helix transcriptional regulator: MSKAIMEEVAAYLRQHADEELSLTDLAEHFHYSPFHLSRTFKKKMGFSIKQYVEALKMEKGIQEIVESRQNVTETSMEAGYDSLGSFSNTFKRHTGLSPKKYYQESTKAYDFMVKQLDEKGALLHQDPDCKSGNRLTVALSYPEGYEPRLSCIGLFKTRIPKEEPVIGVALSQERQFTFENVPDGRYYLLACELLEDLRLSKNYILKHNFRWGSDEPLIFAGDSIYQEEISMRRPLPSDPPITVNLPVLIMRSLAKQAQLRIRKFLS; encoded by the coding sequence ATGTCTAAAGCTATCATGGAAGAAGTGGCAGCCTATCTGCGTCAGCATGCAGATGAAGAGCTGAGTCTGACCGATTTGGCTGAGCATTTCCATTATAGTCCTTTCCATCTATCCAGAACTTTCAAGAAAAAGATGGGATTTTCTATCAAGCAATATGTGGAAGCTCTTAAGATGGAAAAAGGGATTCAGGAGATTGTAGAAAGCCGGCAAAATGTGACCGAGACATCTATGGAAGCTGGTTATGATAGTCTAGGCAGTTTTTCCAATACTTTTAAGCGGCATACTGGACTCTCGCCTAAAAAATACTACCAAGAATCAACCAAGGCTTATGATTTTATGGTAAAACAGCTGGATGAGAAGGGAGCTTTATTGCATCAGGATCCCGACTGTAAAAGTGGCAATCGATTGACTGTGGCGCTATCTTATCCTGAGGGCTATGAACCGCGCCTTAGCTGTATTGGGCTTTTTAAAACCCGCATACCTAAAGAAGAGCCAGTTATCGGAGTGGCACTAAGTCAGGAGAGACAGTTTACTTTTGAAAATGTACCAGATGGTCGCTACTATCTTTTGGCCTGTGAATTGCTGGAGGATTTACGCCTGTCTAAAAACTATATCTTGAAGCATAACTTTCGCTGGGGCAGCGATGAGCCTCTCATTTTTGCAGGCGATAGCATCTATCAAGAGGAAATCAGCATGCGCAGGCCCTTGCCCAGCGATCCCCCTATTACAGTTAATCTTCCAGTTTTAATCATGCGCTCTCTAGCCAAACAAGCGCAATTGAGAATAAGAAAATTTTTATCTTAA
- a CDS encoding putative quinol monooxygenase: MEKFCVYGKLIAKEGKAQELAAYMQEVVKEMQNLDTCFCYILGEKADEPNSIYIYEVWESEQAHNDSLTLEVFQNLIAKARPIIAGIENLHKLTIFDGKASF, from the coding sequence ATGGAAAAATTTTGCGTTTATGGTAAATTAATTGCCAAAGAAGGGAAGGCGCAGGAACTTGCTGCTTATATGCAAGAAGTTGTCAAAGAAATGCAAAATCTTGATACTTGTTTCTGCTATATCTTAGGAGAGAAAGCAGATGAACCCAACAGCATCTATATTTACGAAGTTTGGGAGAGCGAGCAAGCTCACAATGACAGTCTGACCTTGGAAGTTTTTCAAAATCTCATTGCAAAAGCTAGACCCATTATTGCAGGCATAGAAAATTTGCATAAGCTGACTATTTTTGATGGTAAGGCAAGTTTCTAA